The window TCTCGAGGACCCCGGGGCCGATGAGGCCGGCAGTTCCGGCGACGGCGAGCGAGTTGAACAGGTTCGAGCCGAGGACGTTCCCGATGACCAGGTCGGACTCGCCGCGGCGGGCGGATGCAACCGCAGTGGCGAACTCCGGGAGGCTGGTACCGACGCCGAGGAGCAGGCCGAGGAACGTCGGCGACCATCCCAGCCGCTCCCCGACGTCGAGCGCACCGTCGAGGAGCAGGTCGGCTCCCATGATCGTCGCCACCAGGGCTACGAATCCGATGACGAGCTCCGACACGGGACTCCTCTGGATCGGGCCTGCCATCTGCTCGACCTCTTGCTCGATGACACCGTCCTCCCTCGACCAGCGGAGGATCAAAATGGCCGAGACCATCATCGCAGCAGCGAGCGCCCCCGCTTCGAGCCGGCCGATGCGATGGTCGACGAGTACGGCCGACAAGGCGACGGCGGAGGCCAGCATGAGCATCCCCTCGCGTCGCAGCACCCGGAGGTGGGCGACGACGGGCGAGACGAGGGCGGCGGCTCCGAGCACCAGCGTGACGTTCGCCACGTTCGAGCCGACGATGTTCGCCATGGCGACGTCGAGCTCGCCCCCGCGAGCCGCCAGCATCGAGACGAGCAGCTCAGGCAACGACGTGCCCAGGCCGACCACGAGGGCGCCGATCATCACTGCGGACACCCCGAATGCCCTGCTCACGCGCACCGCCGACACGACCAGCCGATCGGCTGCGACGACCAGCAGCGCCAGCCCGGCGACGATGACTGTGAGCGACCAGGCCACGTGAACCCCATCGAGTCGAGGGACCGGGATGGTAAACGGGCACCGAGGATGCATCTGCTGGCCCCACTATTCTGGCCCGCCATGAGCCGCATCACGGACAGGGTCCACCAGACGTGGATCACGTCGGAGCGCCCGATACCCACCAACTTCGTCAGGCCGTTGATGAGGTTCACCCAACTCGAGGCGTCGGGCGGGTTCGTGCTGCTGGCGGCGGCGATCCTCGCCCTGGTCTGGGCCAACAGCCCGGTCGGGCAGTCCTACACCGACCTGTGGGAGAGCCACATCACCATCGGGGCCGGGCCACTGCACTTCGACCACTCGCTGAAGGACGTCGTCAACGACGCCCTCATGGCGATCTTCTTCTTCGTCGTCGGCCTCGAGATCAAACGGGAGCTCGTCGTCGGCGATCTCAACGACCGGAAGAGGGCTGCGCTGCCTGCGATCGCGGCGTTGGGAGGGATGGTCTTCCCGGCCCTCATCTACGTGGCGTTCGTTGCCGGATCCGACCTCCCGGCCGAGGCGATGCGCGGGTGGGGGATCCCTATGGCGACCGATATCGCATTCTCGGTGGGGGTGATCTCCCTGCTCGGCACCAGGATCTCCACGGGCGCCAAGCTCTTCCTCCTCGCTCTGGCGATCGCCGACGACATCGGGGCGATCGTCGTGATCGCCGTCTTCTACACGTCGGACCTGGCGCTCGGCTGGCTGGGCCTGGCGCTGGCCGGTCTCCTCACCGTCTACGTCGGTCAGCGAGTCGGGATCCGGTCGCTCGGGTTCTACTGGGTCGTCGGCATCGCCGTCTGGTTCTGTGTGTTCGAATCCGGGGTGCACGCCACTCTCGCCGGGGTGGCGCTCGGCCTCATGACGCCCGTCTGGCCGTGGTATTCCGACGACGACTACTACCGAAGGGCGAAGCTCATCCTCGACCGCTTCGAGATGGAGTCGGCAGACCCGAGGGGCCGCGACCGTGTCGACTTCAGCGCTCTGTCGCTGGCGTCGGTGTCGAGGGAGTCCGTGTCGCCGCTCGACAGGCTGGAGACGGCGATCCACCCGTGGTCCTCGTTCTTGATCGTGCCGATCTTCGCCCTCGCCAACGCAGGAGTGCGGTTCACACAGATAGATGTCGGCGAGGCGCTCACGAGCGCCGTCTCGCTGGGTGTCGCCTTCGGCCTCGTCGCCGGCAAGACGATCGGCATCACCCTCGCCACCTGGCTGGCCGTTCGGTTCGGCGCCGGCAAGCTGCCGAGGCGCACCGGGTTCCGTCAGGTCGTCGGGCTGGCCGCCATCGCGGGTATCGGCTTCACCGTCTCACTGTTCGTGACGGAGCTCGCCTTCGAAGACGAGTTCCTCACGGACGCAGCCAAGATGGGCATCTTCCTGGGATCGCTCGTCGCCGGAGTCATCGGATACGCAATCCTCAAGGGCAGCCCCACTCCGGAGGCGACCATGCACGCCGGACTCGAGATGATCGGGCTCGAGGGCATCGACGGCAGGTACGACCCGGACCTCTCGGAGGCCGCCCTCGAGCCACCGGCGCCGAGCTGACCATGCCGTGGCGCATGGCGGCGGCTGCGAGCCCTGCGGCGACTCGGGCGGCGGTCATCGCTTGGCGACTGTCGCTCGGGTGGCTGGCAGGCAGGTGGTTCACGCTCGTCGGCACGAGTACCGGTGAGAGCGTGCGGCGGAGCATCGTGCCGTTCGCGATGGCCGAGGGCACGCTGTACGTCGTTGCGCCGCCGGGCGCTCCCTGGCTCGGCGATGTCGCCAGGAGGCCGATCGCGCAGGCGCAGGCGCATCCTGGGCCGCTCGCCGTCCGGGCACGCCCGCTGCACCGCGACGAGGAGCCTCGCGTCGCCGAGCTGTTCCGCCGGGTTGCGCCCGACCTCGCAGCCACCGACCGCCGGCGGTGGCTGGCCCTTCAGCCGACGGGCGACCGGCCGCCGGACCCGGTGGTCTCAGACCTCATGTGGGTGTGGGGCGTCGCAGCCGCGGCGATGGCGGTGCGGTTTCTGTCGGGTAGCCCGCGAGGATGTCAGCCCTCGCCTGCGAGACGTCGCTCTGCAATCGCCAGGTAGTCCTCGCTGATGTCGTACCCGACGTAGTGCCTCTTGGCCTCGGCGGCGGCGATCGCAGTCGATCCCGCTCCCACGAAGGGATCGAGGACGAGGTCGCCCCTGAACGTGTACAACTCGATGAGGCGGCGCGGCAACTCGACCGGGAACGGCGCTGGGTGGCCGACGCGCCTGGCAGAGGCCGGGGCGATCTCCCAGATGGACGTCGTCGCCGCCAGGAACTCGGCCTTGTCGATCGAGTCCGTGCCGTCCTTGCGTCGCCTGAAGTCCTCCTTGCTCGCCACAAGCACGTACTCGTGCACGTCGCGCAACGTCGGGTTCTTGGCGGATTGCCACGATCCCCATGCGCACGAGCCACCGGCGCTCTTGGACTTCTGCCAGATGATCTCGCCCCGCAGCAGGAATCCGATCTCGCCGAGCACGCCTGCGACGAGGTGATTCATCGGCAGGTACGGCTTGCGCCCCAGGTTGGCGACGTTCACCGCCACCCGGCCGCCGGCCTCCAACACCCGATACGTCTCCGTCAAGACGGTGCGGAGCAATCCCAAGTACTCGTCGAGCGACAGGTCGCCGTCGTAGTCCTTGCCGACGTTGTACGGCGGTGAGGTGACCATGAGGGCGACACACCCGTCAGGAAGCTGTTCCATCGTCTCACTCGACTGGCAGAAGAGCCTGTCGAGCACGCCCGGCGGCGGCTCGGTCACCACCTTCGTCGGTTTCGGTCCCCCGGCAGGTGCGGCCATGCGCCTGGCATAGAACGCCGATGCGTCATGGCTCTCGCGCTTGCCCGCGCCGAAGGTCGCAGTGGTGGTCGCCAAGGGGGAAGCCTCCTGGCGGAAACCGTAGCAGTCGGCGATTCGGCCCCCAGGCAATCGAGGCTCCGGCTACTCCCAGAGCGCCTGTCCCGGCTCGGGCTGGCGGTGCAGCTCGTAGATGTTGGCTAACGCCTCCAAATCGTCCCGGGTACGCACCAGCGCCAGCGCCCGGTAGTAGCTCCCGCCCTCGAACGCATCGAGCCTCGCCCAGTGGTCCGGCAACGCCGGCGACGAGAGCACCTGGACCTCGACGGGACGCCCGCTCTCCGTGAGCACGATTCCCGGGTACTCGTTCCCGTCGACCCACGGCAGCCGGTAGACGACGCCCCGCACCGCGGCAACGTGCCACGTCCCGGCGATGTCGGCAACTGCGTGGTGATTCACCTCGCCCGGCGCCAGCGAGCCGTAGACCGCCAGGTGGTGTGAGGCACCGAAGCGCTCCTCCACGAGGCGCTCCCGGGCGATGGCGGCGTCGTCGGGCCGGCCGCCCCGGCGGCGCCTCAGGTTGATCTCCCGGAGGACGTCAGCCAGCCGTTCGATCGGCGCGGCCACTCAGGAGGGGTTGCGAGCGGCTCGGTAGCTGCCGAGCACCCGCAGCTTCGCCAGCGTCGCCGGCGGTGGATCGACGACGGCGGCGAGCCCTGCCGGGCCCGGCTCGTGCTCGAGATCGACGAAGAACCGATAACGCCACGCCTCGTCACTCGGGCGCGACTCGATCCTCGTGAGGTTGGCGCCCCGCAGCCCGAGCTCGGTGAGTGCCAGGGCGAGCGCACCGGGGGTATGCCCCGTCATGAACAGGACGGTCGACTTGTCGTCGTCGGGGTCGATCTGCGGTTCGCCGGGAGCCAGCACGACGAACCTCGTCGTGTTGTGGTCGCGATCGAGGAAGTTCTCGGCAAGCACCACCAGGCCGTGCGGCCCGGCCGACTCGGGGGGTGCGAGGGCGGCGACGGTCGGGTCGCCCATGGCGGCGACCTCCCGGACCGCCCCTGCGGTGTCTGCCGTCGGGACCTCGTCGACGCCGAGCTCCAAGAGGCGTGCTTCGGCTTGGGCGAGGGCTTGGACGTGCGATCGAACCGATTTGATCTGATCGACGGTCGCTCCTGGGACTCCGAGCAGGGCGTGACGCACCTCCACGAGGTGCTCGGCGACGATCGAGATCGGCCCATGGCCGGGGCTGCCCGGGAGACGGTCGAGCACCGCGAGCACGCTCCCGGTCGTAGAGTTCTCGACGGGCAAGACGAGCCGCTCGACGTCGCCGGACTCGAGCGCCGCGAAGCAGGCCACGAACGTCGGCAGCGCCACCGGTTCGCCTTCGGGGAACGTCTCGGTCGTCGCCCGAAAGCTGTATGAGTGTGGCTCACCCTGGTAACCGATCCGCATGACCAGCCAGGGTAGACGTGAGGGTCACTCGCCCGAATGTGGCGGGCGGCGACGGAAGCCATCCACGGCGGAGCCGGCGTTTCGCCTGCGGGTGCTCAGCCACGCCGCCGTAGCAATGACGGCCGCGGCGGCCGCACCGAGCGCCGGCGCCAGGGGGAAGGCGCCGTCAGGAGCCGGCTCGGACTCGGCGGTGGAGACGGGGCGTGCATCGGCCGGCCTCAACGACTCGATCTCCGACGTCATGACCTGGGTGGCGGTGCACGCGTTGTCCTCGAACGGCGGGGCGGTGTTGGCCGGCACGAACAGGTAGCGCCGCCTGAGCAGGAACGTCCGGTCGACCGACGTGAAGACACCTGGCTGGTCGTCGGCCGCCCCACGCACGACGACGACTCTGTCCAGGTCAGGACCTGCCCAGATCTCTTCCGGCTGCACGACCGCATGGCGCTCGTCGCCATCGAACCCGACGACGGTACCGACGAAGACCACAGGCGCGGAAGCGATCACCTCGCCGAGTGGAGGGGGGAGCACGCAGGAGGCGCCCGCCGGGCCGGCGGTGACGATCAGGCAGGCGAGTGCTGCTCCGGCGACCAGGGACTTCACGCAGGTGGGACGCCCATCGGGCGGTCGAGGTTCCGGCACGTCACCCTTTCCGCCGAGCTGTTCGTCTGTCCGACCAAGACGCAAGAACGGAGAGAGCCATGTCGACCTCGCAAACGGGCAGCACATTCTCGAGGATCTCCGCCGTCGCGTGGACGGTCGTCCCGATCACGTGGATGACGGCGGCGGTGCTCGAGCGCGGGCGCGACTGGGAAGGTCTCCCATCGGCCGTATGGGGCATCGGGTGGTTGGCGCTCGTCGTCGCTGGGGCGGCGACCGTCATGGCCGTCGTCCGGACCCGGGACAGGACGGACCGCAGAGGCCTCAGGCGGGGCGGTATCGCCGCCATGGGCGCCGGCCTCGCCGTCTCGGCGATCGCACCATGGGCGATCCCGGTGTGGAGCGCTCTCTACGGTGTGGCGATGCTCCTCGTGGCGGCGTCGGGCCGCGGTGGGGCTGCGGCCCGGCTGACCGGGTTCGCCTTCCTGGCTGCGGTCGGATCCCTCATCGTTCTCACCGCGCTGCGGGTCGGCACACCAGACAGCTTCGGAAACCGCCCGGTGGCGTGGACCGTGGCGACGATCATCGCCACCGTCGGCGCCGCCGGCGGGATGGTGGTGTGGCCGAGCGGTGCGCCTTCGAGCGTCGAAACCCGCTCCGCCGCCGTGGCCTGAACCGGCGAGCCAGCCCGATCCCGTTAGCCTTGGCGGCTCTCCAACCGATGTAGGGCGGGATGGGCCACGACACACGAACCTGTGAGCACTGCGTCGCGGCGCGGCGCGCCGAGACGGCGCCCGATCGTCCCCCGGCGTGGGTATCCGAGGCGGTCTTCTATCAGATCCTCCCCGACCGGTTCGCCATGTCGGACGAGGTCCCCAAGCCGGGACCTCTGCACCCGTGGGACGAACCGCCGACGTTTCACTCCTACGCGGGCGGCGATCTCGTCGGGATCATCGAGCACCTCGACCACCTCGAGCGACTCGGAGTCAATGCGATCTACCTCAACCCGATCTTCAAGTCGGCCTCGCCGCACCGCTACCACACTCACGACTACTACGCGGTGGACACGATGCTCGGGGGCGCAGCAGCACTCGGCGACCTCCTCGGCCGGTGCCACTCCCGAGGCGTCCGCGTCATCCTCGACGGCGTCTTCAATCACGCCAGCCGCGGCTTTCTCCAGTTCAACGACATCGCCGAGAACGGGCGCAGCTCGCCGTACTGGGATTGGTTCCACGTCCACGACTGGCCGCTCCTCCCGTACGACGAGTCGCGACCCCCGGTCTACGAGGCCTGGTGGGGAATGAAGGCGCTGCCGAAGTTCAACACCGAGAACCCCCTGGTCCGCGAGTACCTGATGGCGGTGGCGGAGCACTGGACGGGTGTCGGGATCGACGGCTGGCGCCTCGACGTGCCGGAAGAGATCAAGACGGAGGGGTTCTGGGAGGAGTTCCGGGCAAGGGTGCGTGCCGTCAACCCCGACGCCTACATCGTCGGCGAGGTGTGGAGCCCGGGGTCGCCGCTGTGCACAGACGGGAGGCGACTCGACGGCGCCATGAACTATGCGCTCGGCAGCGCCATCATCTCGTTCACGGCCGGGGAGCGAATCGACCCGGCGCTGCGCATCGGCAACCCGTGGTACGACCTCTCGCCGAGCGACGCCGCCGGGTACGCCTCGCGTGTCGAAGCCATCCTCGGCAGCTATCCCGGCCACGTGAACCTCGCCAACCTCAACGTGCTCGACTCGCACGACACCGCCCGCATCCTCAGCGTGGCAGGCGGCGACAAGGACACGGTGCTGCTGGCGGCGTTGCTCCAGCTGACCCATCCGGGGGCGCCGTGCATCTACTACGGCACCGAGGTCGGGCTGCCGGGAGGCCTCGACCCGGACAGCCGGAGGACGTTCCCGTGGGACGAGGCTCGATGGGATCACGATCTGTTGGACGCCTACCGCGACCTCGTTGCTCTCAGGGCTTCGACGGGTGCGCTGCGGTCCGCCCGATACTCGACGGTCTACGCCGACGGACAGGTGCATGTGAGCCTGCGCGGCGACGGCCCCGAAGCCGTATACGTGCTGGTGAACGCGGGAACCGAGACGGTGGCCGTCCCCCTCGAGGCGGCCGGCACCCTCCTGTGGGGGGAAGCCGTCGTCCAAGGCGGGACGATCAAGCTGGCGCCGCGTCGCGGGGCGGTCCTCTCCTCGTCGTAGGCGAGGCCGTGTCGCGATTCGATCGGACCGGACGTACCATGAGCGGGATGGCAGCAGGGGCTCCCACCTCCGAGTTCGACGCGCCGATCGCGAGCGAGGCGTTCGGGGGAAACACCTGGCTCGTCGACCAGATGTACCGGCAGTATCTCGACGCCCCGAACTCGGTGAGCGCGGCCTGGCAGGACTTCTTCTCGGACTACCGGCCTGGCGCGACGGTCTCGCCGCCGGTTCCGCAGAGGGAGACGGCGGTCCCGCTCGGTGAAGGCAACGGCGGCTCGACGACCACCGAGGCGCCGTCGCCTGTTCCTGTGGCGCCATCACATGCTCCCGAGGCGCCGCCGCTTCCCGACTTCGCGGTCCCGACCGAGCTCAAAGGGGCGCCGGCGACGATCGCACGGCGCATGGAGGAGTCGCGAGACATCCCGACTGCCACGTCGGTTCGGACGTTCCCGGCCAAGCTGCTCGAGGTCAACCGACGCATCATCAACAACCAGCTCGCCCGGCTGGCCGATGGCGGCAAGGTGTCATTCACCCACGTGATCGGGTGGGCGGTGGTGCGCGCCCTGCGGGAGCACCCCGACATGAATGCCGCCTACCGGCTGATGGACGGCAAGCCGCACCGCATCCAATACGAGCACATCAACCTCGGTCTGGCGATGGACATGGAGCGCAAGGACGGTGGGCGAACCTTGCTCGTGCCGAACATCAAGTCAGTCGACACGATGGACTTCAAGAGCTACTGGGAGGCGTACGAGGACGTCGTCCGCCGCGCCAGGTCGGGCGACATCACCCCGGACGACTTCGCCGGCACGACGGCAACACTGACGAACCCGGGCACCGTCGGCACCGTGCAGTCCGTCCCGCGGCTCATGACCGACCAAGGCGTGATCGTCGGGGTCGGCGCCATCGGCTTCCCGCCGGAGTACGAAGGGTCCGACCCCCAGACGATCGCCATGGCGGGCATCGGTCGGACTCTCACGATGACGTCGACGTATGACCACCGCATCATCCAGGGTGCCGAGAGCGGCACGTTCCTGGCCAGGGTGCACGAACTACTGGTTGGTGCCGACGACTTCTACGACGAGATCTTCCAGTCGATGGCGATCCCCTACGTCGCGGCGAGATGGGCCGTCGACTCCAATCCCCCTCCGGGGAGCCGACCGTGGGCGGAGAAGCAGGCCCGGGTGTTCCAACTCGTGAACATGTACCGCGTTCGCGGTCACCTCATCGCCGACCTGGACCCGCTGCGCCAGACCCCTCCCAAGATCCATCCCGAGCTCGATCCCCTCACCTATGGCCTCACCCTGTGGGACCTCGACCGGGAGTTCGCCACCGCAGGGTTGGCAGGCAAGGAACGGATGAAGCTGGGCCAGATCCTCGGCGTCGTGCGCGATGCCTACTGCCGCTCGGTCGGCATCGAGTACATGCACATCCAGGAGCCCGATCAGAAGCTGTGGATCCAACAGCACGTCGAGGACACCCCCGCCGAGCTCGAGCCGGAGGAGAAGCGCAGGATCCTCCAGAAGCTCAACGAGGCGGAAGCGTTCGAGCGTTACCTGCACACGAAGTTCCTGGGCGCCAAGCGGTTCTCGCTGGAGGGCTCCGAGTCACTCATCCCGCTGCTCGACGCCATCCTCACCGCATCCGCCGAATCCGGGATGCAAGAGGTGGCGATCGGAATGGCCCACCGCGGTCGCCTCAACGTGCTCGCCAACATCATCGGAAAGAGCCTGGTGTCGATCTTCAGGGAGTTCACCAAGTCGGACGACGCAGCAGCCGACCCGACTTTCTCGGGTGACGTCAAGTACCACCTCGGCGCCGAAGGCATCCACCGAACGCCCGACGGCGCCCAGATCGACGTGCGCGTCGTCGCCAACCCGAGCCACCTCGAGGCCGTCGACCCGGTCCTCGAGGGGTTCGTGCGAGCCCGGCAGGATGCCCTCGGCTCCGGCGCCGACGACCTCGTGCTTCCCCTCCTACTCCACGGCGACGCCGCCTTCTCCGGCCAGGGCGTGGTGGCCGAGACCCTCAACCTCTCTCAGCTCGGGGGCTACTACACGGGTGGAACGGTCCACATCGTCATCAACAACCAGGTCGGGTTCACGACGTCGAGCCTCGACGCCCGCTCGAGCTTCTATGCGACCGACATCGCCAAGGCGGTCCAGGCGCCGATCTTCCACGTCAACGGGGACGACCCCGAGGCAGTGGTGCGTGTCGCCCGGATCGCCTTTCAGTTCAGGCAGGCGTTCCACAAGGACGTGGTCATCGACTTGGTGTGTTACCGGCGCCATGGCCACAACGAGGGAGACGAGCCGACGTACACCCAGCCCCGCATGTACAAGCTCATCGAGAACCGCATGTCGGCGCGCAAGGTGTACCTCGACCGCCTCGTGCGCAACGGCGAGTTGACGATCGCCGAGGGGGAGGCGGTCCTCGACAACTTCAGGCGGCTCCTCGACACCGCCCTCGATGCGACGAAGCAGGCCCCGATCCGAGAGGCCGTCCGGCAAGAGCCCCACCCTTCCGGGTTCCCGGACACGAGGATCCCCGCCGATGTCGTCGAGCGCATCCAGAGGAGACTGCGTGCGCTTCCCGACGGCTTCACCGTGCACCCGAAGCTGGCGCGGCAGCTCCAACAGAGACACGAGCTGGCGGCTGCCGGCTACGCCGACTGGGCCTTGGGCGAGGCCATCGCTTTCGGGTCACTCGCCATCGAGGGTCACTCCGTTCGCCTGGCGGGTGAGGACTCCCAGCGTGGCACGTTCAGCCACAGGCACGCCGTCCTCGTCGACTACGAGACCGAGGAGGAGTACACACCGCTGGCGAACATCGACCCGAACCAGGGGACGATCAGGATCTACGACAGCCTGCTCTCCGAGTTCGCCGCGGTCGGGTTCGAGTATGGGTACTCCGTCGGCGCCCCCGAAGCGCTCGTCATGTGGGAGGCGCAGTTCGGCGACTTCGTGAACGGCGCCCAAGTCGTCATCGACCAGTTCCTCGTGTCGGGAGCCGACAAGTGGCACCAGAGCTCGACGCTCGTGCTCCTGCTGCCACACGGGTTCGAGGGCCAGGGACCGGAGCACTCATCGGCACGCGTGGAGCGGTTCCTCCAGAACGCCGCCGAGGACAACATCAGGGTGGCGGTGCCCTCGACCCCGGCGCAGCTCTTCCACATGCTGCGAAGCCAGGTTCACCACGAGTCGAAGGCCCCGCTCATCGTCATCGCCCCGAAGTCGCTGCTGCGGACGAAGGAGACCTACAGCCCGCTCGCCGACTTCAGCGAGAAACCGTTCCAGCCGGTCATCCCGGACGACCAGGTCGCCGCAGGCGCCAAGCGGGTGATCCTGTGCTCCGGCAAGGTGTACTACGACCTGGTGCGGTATCGGGCCGAGCACGCCGTCGACGACGTCGCCGTGATGCGCGTCGAGATGCTCTACCCGTTCCCCGCTCAGGCGATCCTCGACGCCCTCAAGCCGCACGACGGGGCCGAGCTCGTCTGGGTGCAGGAGGAGCCGGCCAACATGGGCGCCTGGCGCTTCATGTCGCGCAACCTCTTCGTGAACGCCGCCCTGCCGTCC is drawn from Acidimicrobiia bacterium and contains these coding sequences:
- a CDS encoding site-specific DNA-methyltransferase, which produces MATTTATFGAGKRESHDASAFYARRMAAPAGGPKPTKVVTEPPPGVLDRLFCQSSETMEQLPDGCVALMVTSPPYNVGKDYDGDLSLDEYLGLLRTVLTETYRVLEAGGRVAVNVANLGRKPYLPMNHLVAGVLGEIGFLLRGEIIWQKSKSAGGSCAWGSWQSAKNPTLRDVHEYVLVASKEDFRRRKDGTDSIDKAEFLAATTSIWEIAPASARRVGHPAPFPVELPRRLIELYTFRGDLVLDPFVGAGSTAIAAAEAKRHYVGYDISEDYLAIAERRLAGEG
- a CDS encoding calcium/sodium antiporter, yielding MAWSLTVIVAGLALLVVAADRLVVSAVRVSRAFGVSAVMIGALVVGLGTSLPELLVSMLAARGGELDVAMANIVGSNVANVTLVLGAAALVSPVVAHLRVLRREGMLMLASAVALSAVLVDHRIGRLEAGALAAAMMVSAILILRWSREDGVIEQEVEQMAGPIQRSPVSELVIGFVALVATIMGADLLLDGALDVGERLGWSPTFLGLLLGVGTSLPEFATAVASARRGESDLVIGNVLGSNLFNSLAVAGTAGLIGPGVLESLGVPALGLMVATALVAGLFYRSGGRIVRYEGAALVVVFFAFAGLAF
- a CDS encoding glycoside hydrolase family 13 protein, translated to MGHDTRTCEHCVAARRAETAPDRPPAWVSEAVFYQILPDRFAMSDEVPKPGPLHPWDEPPTFHSYAGGDLVGIIEHLDHLERLGVNAIYLNPIFKSASPHRYHTHDYYAVDTMLGGAAALGDLLGRCHSRGVRVILDGVFNHASRGFLQFNDIAENGRSSPYWDWFHVHDWPLLPYDESRPPVYEAWWGMKALPKFNTENPLVREYLMAVAEHWTGVGIDGWRLDVPEEIKTEGFWEEFRARVRAVNPDAYIVGEVWSPGSPLCTDGRRLDGAMNYALGSAIISFTAGERIDPALRIGNPWYDLSPSDAAGYASRVEAILGSYPGHVNLANLNVLDSHDTARILSVAGGDKDTVLLAALLQLTHPGAPCIYYGTEVGLPGGLDPDSRRTFPWDEARWDHDLLDAYRDLVALRASTGALRSARYSTVYADGQVHVSLRGDGPEAVYVLVNAGTETVAVPLEAAGTLLWGEAVVQGGTIKLAPRRGAVLSSS
- a CDS encoding multifunctional oxoglutarate decarboxylase/oxoglutarate dehydrogenase thiamine pyrophosphate-binding subunit/dihydrolipoyllysine-residue succinyltransferase subunit; translation: MAAGAPTSEFDAPIASEAFGGNTWLVDQMYRQYLDAPNSVSAAWQDFFSDYRPGATVSPPVPQRETAVPLGEGNGGSTTTEAPSPVPVAPSHAPEAPPLPDFAVPTELKGAPATIARRMEESRDIPTATSVRTFPAKLLEVNRRIINNQLARLADGGKVSFTHVIGWAVVRALREHPDMNAAYRLMDGKPHRIQYEHINLGLAMDMERKDGGRTLLVPNIKSVDTMDFKSYWEAYEDVVRRARSGDITPDDFAGTTATLTNPGTVGTVQSVPRLMTDQGVIVGVGAIGFPPEYEGSDPQTIAMAGIGRTLTMTSTYDHRIIQGAESGTFLARVHELLVGADDFYDEIFQSMAIPYVAARWAVDSNPPPGSRPWAEKQARVFQLVNMYRVRGHLIADLDPLRQTPPKIHPELDPLTYGLTLWDLDREFATAGLAGKERMKLGQILGVVRDAYCRSVGIEYMHIQEPDQKLWIQQHVEDTPAELEPEEKRRILQKLNEAEAFERYLHTKFLGAKRFSLEGSESLIPLLDAILTASAESGMQEVAIGMAHRGRLNVLANIIGKSLVSIFREFTKSDDAAADPTFSGDVKYHLGAEGIHRTPDGAQIDVRVVANPSHLEAVDPVLEGFVRARQDALGSGADDLVLPLLLHGDAAFSGQGVVAETLNLSQLGGYYTGGTVHIVINNQVGFTTSSLDARSSFYATDIAKAVQAPIFHVNGDDPEAVVRVARIAFQFRQAFHKDVVIDLVCYRRHGHNEGDEPTYTQPRMYKLIENRMSARKVYLDRLVRNGELTIAEGEAVLDNFRRLLDTALDATKQAPIREAVRQEPHPSGFPDTRIPADVVERIQRRLRALPDGFTVHPKLARQLQQRHELAAAGYADWALGEAIAFGSLAIEGHSVRLAGEDSQRGTFSHRHAVLVDYETEEEYTPLANIDPNQGTIRIYDSLLSEFAAVGFEYGYSVGAPEALVMWEAQFGDFVNGAQVVIDQFLVSGADKWHQSSTLVLLLPHGFEGQGPEHSSARVERFLQNAAEDNIRVAVPSTPAQLFHMLRSQVHHESKAPLIVIAPKSLLRTKETYSPLADFSEKPFQPVIPDDQVAAGAKRVILCSGKVYYDLVRYRAEHAVDDVAVMRVEMLYPFPAQAILDALKPHDGAELVWVQEEPANMGAWRFMSRNLFVNAALPSRGIYRKESASPATGSAATHAKEQQALIELAFQ
- a CDS encoding gamma-glutamylcyclotransferase family protein, with protein sequence MAAPIERLADVLREINLRRRRGGRPDDAAIARERLVEERFGASHHLAVYGSLAPGEVNHHAVADIAGTWHVAAVRGVVYRLPWVDGNEYPGIVLTESGRPVEVQVLSSPALPDHWARLDAFEGGSYYRALALVRTRDDLEALANIYELHRQPEPGQALWE
- the nhaA gene encoding Na+/H+ antiporter NhaA, which gives rise to MSRITDRVHQTWITSERPIPTNFVRPLMRFTQLEASGGFVLLAAAILALVWANSPVGQSYTDLWESHITIGAGPLHFDHSLKDVVNDALMAIFFFVVGLEIKRELVVGDLNDRKRAALPAIAALGGMVFPALIYVAFVAGSDLPAEAMRGWGIPMATDIAFSVGVISLLGTRISTGAKLFLLALAIADDIGAIVVIAVFYTSDLALGWLGLALAGLLTVYVGQRVGIRSLGFYWVVGIAVWFCVFESGVHATLAGVALGLMTPVWPWYSDDDYYRRAKLILDRFEMESADPRGRDRVDFSALSLASVSRESVSPLDRLETAIHPWSSFLIVPIFALANAGVRFTQIDVGEALTSAVSLGVAFGLVAGKTIGITLATWLAVRFGAGKLPRRTGFRQVVGLAAIAGIGFTVSLFVTELAFEDEFLTDAAKMGIFLGSLVAGVIGYAILKGSPTPEATMHAGLEMIGLEGIDGRYDPDLSEAALEPPAPS
- a CDS encoding prephenate dehydratase domain-containing protein produces the protein MRIGYQGEPHSYSFRATTETFPEGEPVALPTFVACFAALESGDVERLVLPVENSTTGSVLAVLDRLPGSPGHGPISIVAEHLVEVRHALLGVPGATVDQIKSVRSHVQALAQAEARLLELGVDEVPTADTAGAVREVAAMGDPTVAALAPPESAGPHGLVVLAENFLDRDHNTTRFVVLAPGEPQIDPDDDKSTVLFMTGHTPGALALALTELGLRGANLTRIESRPSDEAWRYRFFVDLEHEPGPAGLAAVVDPPPATLAKLRVLGSYRAARNPS